Part of the Juglans regia cultivar Chandler unplaced genomic scaffold, Walnut 2.0 Scaffold_722, whole genome shotgun sequence genome, GTTTGTAGTGAAGACTGGTAGAGCAGGGGAAATATTGGTGAAAGCTCCTAAGAATGGGAATGTTAAGATGGGAAGAGTGTTGTATGTGAAAGCGGCTAGAGGCTGCTGACTGTTGCTATCTCTAACAAGTGCAATCTGGGCAACTCGAAAACTTTGTTGGTATAGCATGCAAGCAACAAAATAGGAATATTTCTAATTACCAGCTACAAAGGCTATTGTAGAGATCCCTGCGATATGCCTGAGGAGGACATGGTGCCGGAAAGTGCAAAGGGCAATATTGTGAACACCTTGGTTTCAGTGAGAAGACAACTGGctcttttaaatgaaaaaggTGCAGTGTGCTTTAGACAAGATGGATATGGGTTTGAAGCTTAACGAGCTAAATCTAAATGCAGGCCTGCTTACTCAAATTAATCAAGAAAGAAATACCCAGCTCACattgtttaaaaagaaagtccttaaTGAGTAATGTAATCCATGGGCTAGTAAACCACAGGCTTCGGCTTGGGGTATTAAGTTTCACAATTATAATAGGTTGGGTCATCGGGCTTCTCAGTGGGATCCATGACTAATGAAGCGCTTGTTTTGTCTCATCTTTTGTGATGCCTATCTAGTTTATCTCTGTTGCATTGCGTTGTCAGTTTTTGTGCTTTGAAGTTGTGTTGGGGTTGAgaattaatttgtacaaatcaagATTAGTTCAAATTGTAGCGGATGATATCGAAGGATTGGCTTGTATCTTGGGATGGTCTTCTCTACCAATGAAGTACTTGAGTTTCGTTGGGAGCTCCCTAGAAGGCAAAATTTATCTGGGATGACACTTTTGGGAAATGGAGTGTCAAGTTGGCTAGGTGGAGCAGATTTGATTTATCCAAGGGTGGGCGGGGATCAATTTAGAGTATGTTTTCTGATTTGCTAAATTTGCTATTTCTCATACCAGTTAGTTTTGTCCATCGTTTTGAGAAACTTCAGTAGGATTTCATGTGGGAGGAGTTGGGATGAATTCTAGTACTGCCTTGTCAAGTGGTCAAGGATTTGTACTTGTCTTTCTTCAGGTCTTTTGGCGGGTTACAAAGTTTTCATCGTACAACAAAGCTCTTTTTGAGTGGGCCATCCAGGAACGTTGGGGGATTTTCATTGTTGGCTTTGATTTGAAGTGAAGGATGGGTCTAAGATCGGATTTTGGCACAATATATGGTGTGGAGACCAGCCCTTGAAGATAGTTTTCCTGGCATGGTATGGTATCTTTTGTTGTAAAGAGGTGCCGGTAGCAGAAATTTTGCAGTTTTCTGCAAATATGGAGTATTACCTTTATTAGAGCAGCACTAGATTGGGAAGTAAATCTGATCTTTTCTCTCTTTGAGTGTACTATGTAGAGTAGAGGTGGAGTGGGTAAGATTTGTTGGAGGAATGTAGTGCCCTTTCTATGTTCTTttccctaaaataatttttttaatcttgcttTTACCTGCTGTAATATATTTCTCAGTTTTGCCTTTGGGACCACTTCAAAGAGCTGGAGTCGATGCAGCATACTAGGTCATTGCACCTAGCAAAATTTGCAGCAGAGATGCTTGCTTCTTTCACCCTCTCCCTAGCAGTTTTGAAGTCTGTAGAATTGGGTGATATCAGGTAGCTCACCCCAAGACGGATTATGCACTTCCGAATGCTATTTGAGGCCCTTTTTGAGTATCATGATAAAGCTCATATGGAACATATTCACCCGTGTAGCTGTCACCCCCGAGCTCGAAAGTCTTAGACATGGCATTGAGGTTTTCATCAAGGAGTAAGTTGTGAAAACCAATAAAGCCATCACAGAAAAATTTAGGGTTGTAAAGAGAGCCCTTAATAATGCTGAAGGAATCCTCATGTGAGTCTCCATTCTCACCTTACCAATtttgtagggttttttttttttaataataataataaaaaaaagtcgaGGTCACCTATCCAATAATGACcatttcccaattttattaaaaaaatcttcacttatagcggaggaataccatggtAACAATAAACCAATTTTGTAGGTTAGAGTATACTACATTCTAATTTTATCACCACAGCAAATTTTTGAATATACCGACCTTTTTGTGTACGACAATTGAATTATTTAGAAGGATAGGAGTATTatgcaaatggtttttttttcctttttctttggcaaagcatggtatataaaattttttgtatttactcCATTCTCAAAGATGCTTATGCTCATTCTCATATGTTGAGTGAGCTCTCCAGTTACCACCCAATTGAATCTTGTGtgtcaaatttaatattatactctGATAAACTTTAATGATGACGTGTGTAATGGTTGTAATGGTGTGATTACACTGATTCCAGGGAGGGATTGTGCATTAGGTTAAGACCCATTTCTCACTaacgaaaaaaataactgattttGTTAgatatcttctctcttttctaattTGGTGCGAAGCCACAATgaaaaaggggggaaaaataacaaaaagccaTTATAGAGGAATTACCCAGAACTGTTTGAACCCATGCATATTACAACCATTAGGGTTCGAGAAATCACACTCTCTATTGCAGGGCCGAGGCTCCTTGCTCTTTCGAATTCCATTTTGTATTTCTCTCaactctttttaataataaagtagAATAAAGCAAGGGTATCCCAgcaaaaaacatacaaaagaggaggaaaagaaaacaagatgaaaaacaacaaaagctgCCCAACCCACGCTACTCTCTATCCCTCCTCATCCTCTTCCTCTCATCATgtgagtctctctctcctctctgaaTGAGACTTATCATGATGTTTACGAATGTCAAGGGATGAGGCATCGCGTAAGTAGGCTAATAAAACAGGTCGGAACTTAAGAATACAAATATCTTCTGTTAAAATGAAAACTAAGTTGGATATGAGTTATCATGTCTACATCCTAGGACAATAAGTTAGAACGTTGACTCAGCCACGTCAAATTTCTGGATGATAGCCAcaagcatttggatgttgacaCTAAATAGGTTGTGTGTTGCAAAAATGTAATACTCGTGGTTGTAGTGGGATTTAAGGGGTTTAAAAGGtagttttagaatatgaaatgagaattattgacatttataaaatgtttcttttccttcccagggtaaaagatcttaaaattaaaactaggtATATAATTGGTCTGGTCCAGTCTGGGAGGGGTCACGGACCGAAAACTTTGGTCTATCATTTTTGCTGGATCAAACCATTAGTTATTGGTCCAGTGGGTTCATTTGGtcaatgaacatttttttcctcttttctttttttttaacaaaaaaattaatacacaaaattaattaaattagtaaaactaaaattaagtgatctatttaacattttatatatggttaatgaatatcaaataattaacttacacaaatactatataaaataatatattatattatatattaaaatatatatatatatatatatacattcggtCGGTCTCGGTTCGATTTAATCCAAAAAAACCATACCCCAAAACTTTTCTGTAGGACTTGTCTGCCTATGGAAATTGTACTTGTAAATAATAGTCACACGACAAAGTGTATTCGATCGACCTTATTTGGGGTTTACAAATCAAGCAATTAGACATGTGTATAATTATCTAAGGAATGAAGTATAATGTGGATATTGTGGAAATACATTTAtgacttttattaaattaatagtactataatattTAGCGTTTAGACTAAACCTTTACTTTTCCGCTACAAACCATATATCTTTTCCTTCCACGTGCACTTCCTAGCGAATGTTGAACGCCTAATTCCCCGATTCAAATCTTGGGTGTTGTCATATGGCTGGCACCCATGGTACCATGGATCCCCACTAAGTCTTTTACAGAGGGACGGGGTACCAAACATTTCTTGTTTCAACCTTTCATCCTCTTGCATACAATGAGCAATGAGCTCATTAAGAGTCCATTTCTCCCTTTGAGTATTATAATTAATCTTAAAGGGAAAAAATGTACATGAAGGGAAATCATAATGAGATGCACAAGAATTTGATAAGAAAACTCTAACTTTAGTGCTCTCAATCTAGTAACAAGATTTGACATTTCATAATATACTCTCTTATATTCTCTTTGCCATTATACCGCATTGAGACAAGTTTGCTAGGAAGTGTATGTCTCTACCTTTTCCATTATAACGAATTAGTCTGCTAATTGACTTAGGTACTTCTTGGCATTTTTCTTTCCAGGCATTGCACGTCGAATAGAATGATTTATTATCATAAGACTCATGCAATAATAGCACTCCCATTTCTCATAAGTTGTCTTCTAATCAGTAGAACTCTGATCAGTAGGTTTGGGAGGCTCATAACCCGGAGCACATAGTCCAAATTCATACACTCAAGAACAATAGTAACATGCTCTTTCTATTTTGCCAGATTAGATCCGTTAAAAGTTTGAATGTTATTCAAATTGAAAGATATCATATATACATTCACTAGAagtgaaacaaaataaactcacaataaataaatatctcacAATTTTAATGTAGTGACCCATAATTATCATCATGCAAGCTTTAGTTTAATTGAGCAACAAAATCAATTAGACAACAtagcataaaattaaaagaaaattttatgattttataaaaatgagccCTTATGAGATACCTAGTGCATAATTGCAATCAAGTTTTTGGACAGGATAATcccaaaaattaaacaatttacaattaactaCCTTATATCATCTATAActcgaccaaaaaaaaaatcttcctttgGGCTGATTGTTATTCACATCGATTTAGATGTAACTATATGCAATTcactaaatttcaattttttaggcCAAAGAGAAAATTTTCATGATAGAAGTCACTTAAGCGACATATCACATTAATTTCTCTAAGCCATCCATATATATGAAttggaattgaatatttaaaaataataattatgtatataaataagaaaatattaaataacgtCTATTATAGAGATattaagagataaattttttaaattctttttttttttgaaaaaaaaatattattatattttatgatctgAATCAAGTCAGATTTAGTGACCCTATCAACCAAGTCATTCAAACAGGTCGGGTCAATTGGTCAAGCAAGTCAAGGTCAATGGTCAAACCGTTCTGGGTCAACCCATGGATATGGGTCTTGTGATATGATTCAGCCAAATGGACTTAAATCCAAAGGTTAGAAAGGTTGGACCCACATATGGGTCAGACCATTACTTCAAGCCCAATTCTTATATAAACCCAATTCACCTTAAATCCTTATTAATACTTAACCCAGAACTGGGCCTTACAATAAGGCTTAAgaccaattcaaataaaattatgaaaagtagcGCTAGCATCGTATTCACTTGTGTAAAGGTCAGATCCGGTAAATCATTGTAATAAAGCGGCGGGAAGTGTTGATCTCCAAccgcatgtaaaaaaaaaaatagtaattcttTTAGGATATATAATTAGTGATAATTGTGAAATCAGTAATTGGTTTTAACATAGTCATTGATTGATTAAAATAGTGAATTGAAAGATCTAACAACTAAATCATTTGGTTATGGCATTAGGAGTGAAATATATAGTTGCAGCtttaatttccttgtttctttcGATATAGAAATGCTTATAGCACGCAGATGGAATTGGGTAAATTTGGTTTTGAATCTATAGATTTACTCCAAATTAGTAAAGATGCCACAATCACAAAACTTCTGCTAATTAACTCATCATGATTCTCctcgatcttcttcttcttccttttatatAATGAAGATCGACCTCCAATTAATCTTTCAGACAAAAGTTACTAACCAATTGAGCAGTACATTCGAATTTCAAtggaaattgagattttttaaagaaataataataaaatatcaatctctGCAGTAGTACTCATTCCAATACATTATTATTCCACACATGCATTTACGAAACCAACAGTACAAGTGAAGCATTTTATACATTGAAAAAAGATAGATATAGGTACCGAAGCAAATACATTATTATTCACCAATCCAAataacacacatatatataggtaccGATCGAAGCTACGTGCTTTCAGGCTGGCATTCGCTTCGACTCGCTGCAAATCCATGcgtatagatatataaaatttaagggGAGAGTAATAAAACCTAAcctatataatatgtgattataaaaatgatttacaatTGAAATAAGAAGACAAAATCACATTACCTCATCATCGAGTTAGAGCTCAGGAATGATCACCagttttcttaatgttttcGTATGACGAATCCCCTCCGGTAGAGATGATAGCTCATTGCATTCAATGATCTCCAATGTCTGAAGTGATTTCAGAGTTGGTAACCACTCTGGCAACGCCTTCAGATTTTCACACTGCTCGATATGTAGGTGCTTTAAAGTGTTTGCAGATCCTAGGAGCCATTCGGGTAAAATCTCCAACTTTGGTAAATTTGTTATATACAAGATTTGGAGTCTCAAATTGAGGTCCTgtgcatctcctcctcctcctcccgtCAAATCTATCTCTTCACAATCACAAATGTACAATGACTCTAAGGCTTTTAGGTGCTTGATAATAGGTGGCAAAGAGGTCAAACTTTCACATTCCACAAAAACCAACATACGAAGGTTGGTGAGGCACCTGTCCATCTGTGGAAGCAAGCATTCGAGTCTTGGACACTCCACCACCCATAAAATCTGAAGAGAATTAAAGCAACATACTCCATTCACGAACAAGCATGTATCTTTTGTTGAAATCGTAAGAAACCTAAGGTTGATCATGTTCCTCATATCTTTGGGCAGTCGTTCAAGGTCTCTACATCCATCAAGTAACAAGGTTTGCAAATTGTGTAACTTGCAAATGGAATTAGGAAGCTTCTTGATTGACTGATTAAGAGATAGGCCGAGATATCTCAAATGCTTTTGAGTACCAATGGAACTTggcaaattctcaaaatctgaATAAGGTATAGTTAACAGACGTAAAGACTTGAATCTTGAGATGCATGCTTCAACTGAGGACACGTGTGGTTCGTTTCGGTACATGATGCTCCTCACATTAGTTAACTTGTTTGAGAACTTCGAAACTTGTTGGCTACTAGATGAAATTGACAAATGACGAACTGTCGAGGCCATGTCTTTATTGTCAGAGTCTATTTCCGACCACTCTTCATGGCCAATAGAGAGTACAAGATCATGGACGAGATCATGCATTTTGAAGGAATACATgccaaaaagattttcttgaagatCTAATTGGAAAAAACATATCGACATTAACTCTTTAATGTACAATTCTCCAATATCTTCCAACTCTTGTTTTTTGTTAGGAGACATTTGGATGATTAATCCATGTGCCACCCATTGTTCAATTAAAAGGATATTACTGAAATCATAATCCTTTGGAAAATTAACGCAATAAGCAAAGCATCGCTTCAAATGAATTGGCATTTGATTATAGCTCAATTGCAATGCAGGTAAGATGcctccctcattttcttccaattcCCAAATCTCGTTACCTCTCACCAATTCCCACTCGCTTTCATCGACTTTCGAATAAAGTAGACCACCTAAACTCTTCAGGGCCAGTGGAACCCCTTTACACTTTTTCACTATTTCATCTGCAATTGGCAAGAGATTTGGATATAGTTTGTCTTCTCCTTCCTTGAATGCACATTTCACAAACAAAGACaaactttcttcttttgataGACCTTCTACAGAATGTGTATAAACAGGGTCTAAAACGGAAGAAACCCTGTGACTACGTGTCGTTACAACAATGACACTTCCATGCGACCCTCCATTAAGCAAATCTCTCAGTTCAGtccatttatttctattttcattccAGACATCATCTAAAACTAGTAGAAACCTTTTATCCTTTAAAAGTTCTCTCAAACTAGTCTGCAATGTATCTTCATTACTTGAATTCTTATCAACTCTACCACCAGCAGATTTAAGGATGTCTTTCACCAATCTTGTAACATTAAAATTCTCAGGTACACAAACCCACATTCTCAACTGAAAATGTTTAACTACGGATTCGTCATTGTAAACAACCTTGGCAAGTGTGGTCTTTCCCATACCTCCTAATCCAACTATGgcaattatattaagatttctAGTGGGATTTGGGTGcatcaaactcttttttatttcttctttgtcaCCATCCCTACCGAATACTGTTGAAGGATCAATAAAGGAATGGGTCTTCTCCCTCCACAGGGGATTGACATGCACCTCTTCATGCCGCTCAGTGAGATTAAACTGAACCTTATCAGCATTAATCTCATCTAACCTCTCTCTAATGTCCTTGATTTTGTGAGCCAGTTTTAAACGGGATGAAAGTGCCATGAATGAACAAAAGAAATGGCATACCTTTGCCATAGCGCTTCCATATGTCGTAATCGCTTGCTTCCTTAAAGCTTCGTACTCAAGTTCATCTACCACATCCTCTGCgacatataagatatttttaagcCGTCCAAGCCAGATGCTCAGCATGGGGTTGTTTGCTTGCTTGTCTTcagcatccaagagcacgatctTAAGGATAGAAATCGTGCTCTCAAGTTTATGCAGGTCGCTCTGGACACCCCATGCCAAGTAGAGCTCTTGATAAACCAAAGAGCCTAATTTCTTCAAGAGACTACTGGCGAGGCTAGAGGCAAGATCAGCCATGTTTTTCTTCAGGAAGGAAGTGGATAAATTGAAACCGTATTTCTGGCCTCTTGGTTGATATAGTTGACTTAACTTCCAGAAAAACCAAGTGGATAGGAATTATTTTaagtggaaaatgataaaaataatgacaacTATACTGCAACTaagagtaaaaaattaatatttttcgtatgatttgagttataatttaaaaaattaaggaagttAATTTCAACATGACGATCAAAGACAGGCTGTATGTCCTATTGCATTGGTGAATGGAACAGACAAGACAATCACTCTTccaacttttaaaactaattagttTTTATGGTGGATGTGCAAATATGTAAAGTAATCACTTCATTGTTGATAAACGTGAGATCAatcatttttcagaaatttaattttctctttgaagattataaagttttctctttaattttatttgaatttgagctGTCCAACCCAGATGCTCTGAGCTTGGGATTGCGTGACTGCTTGTATTtggcatccaagagcacgatctTAACGGTAGAAATCGTGCGCCCCGGCTTTCCCAGCCCATAGCCAAGCAGAGCACTtgataaacttttaaatatgttaaaattaatttatttttaaatatgttaaagattataaaatttaaaattcagaatttgaatttaaaataaaaataaattaataaaataagttttataagtaaaaatataaataaaattataagtagcattatttatttttaaatatactccctggagatgaaaaatattggaatCGAGCAGGAtaggttgaagaaaaagttaTCATTTCAATTAACACTCGCCCTTCTGTCATTCAGTTTGGTTGGTTAGTGGGTGTTTGTTGGcgctctctcttttgcttaatttCAATCCTCCGgtccaaataaaattgttttagctgtcatctctcatttattaatcttttattttgaatttcttttttgggCGTCAAGTTGTTCTATggaagtatattaatatatcttgttttgcttgattttgaaCTCTTATGGTTGGAGACAGaatggtttgaatttagagataaattgaaatgagttaagatagtttataaatagtagagttaaaattgaattatttgttatattttgtgtaaaaatttaaaaaaataataacaaaaaaaataaaacgagacCAGATTGAGATGGGTTGATATACAAACCTATAACAAGAACTGCAGAGCGATCAGATCCCAAGTTTTTTTTCGTTAGAAAATTGTTGGAATCTGTTCACAAAAGGCGTGCAAGTCATGGCAACAAGAAACGAAGTAAAGAATTCAAAGGAAGTAGGGAGATTAGCTTGCACTGAGTCAAAACCTGTAAGTCGATTAGACTTTTGCCTTTATTCGATGACAACCTCATTAATCTGGACAATGTCACAATAATTGAGGGCTTCAGCTTTCAGATGATACCgattaggggaaaaaaaaacaaaaaaatccaccaaaattttataatatatttcattttacagatatttttgtaaagggatattatttttataaaatattttatcaaaatattttttattttaaaatataattatttaatgaattgtgaaaaataatatatgtttataattttttaaagaaaaatactattttaataaatttgtgaatctgttttataaatatttaaaatgatttaaaaaatacttgaaaaaaaaacacacaaaataaaaagtgcaTTTTACACTTATTGGTGAGAACTCTCAATGCCCCCTTTGAAGTTCTCTAATgattggtttggatagagatgttctatctcatcttatctcatttcaatattcaaatatcacaaatataaatatttttcaatttcaaatttttaatttttcatctaattattatctaattattaaaattttctaaacttttaaacaaaatataaaagcaattcaactttttcaaattctaaaatataaataatatgaaaacaaattatgttctaataatattttaactttataatatttttattcaattttttgtcttttattttccaaaaccagcCCCAAAGCTTTGTacaagttcaaataaaaaaaaaaattcttcttcatgcTTAAATTTGGAAGATGTCTTTGTACCACACAATCCTTATATACTCTAATTtaatctttaaatctaaaatttatttattaaatcaaattattttacgaTAATAAAGTGTGATATAAAattcttcaaatataattaGGTTCCATTTAGATTTGGaaagtgttttatttcatctcatcattaaatttttatcaaatttacacacaaaatataataaataattaaattttttcaaatctcaaaataataataattttaaaatttacacacaaaGGAGGTGTTTGATATGTCAATTTTCTGACTAGAGacattatctaaatttgaataGTTTTTTATCGAAAGTCATCtggaattatttgttttttaaagaaatgaactcattataaaaagggtaaaatatttttaattagttctcatgtttattaaaagaattagtCATATGGGTGTTTGTTGGCACTCGCCCATCTGTCATTCAGTTTGGTTGGTTAGTTGGTGTTTGTTGGCACTCTCCCATCTACCAgtccaaataaaacatttttagctgtcatctctcatttattaatcttttgttttgaatttttttttttgcgtcaATTTGGCCTATgggtgtatattaatatatcttgttttgcttgattttgacCTCCTATAGTTGGAGACCAGTGGTTTGAAAttagagatgaattaaaatgagttaaaaaaatttataaataatagaataaaagttaaattatttattatattttgtgtggaaatttaagaaaattattatgaaatttgataaagttgaattatttattatattttgtataagaatttgataAGGTTGTAttgataagatgagtttaggtagattttgaatgcaaatgacTTATTCCTCGCCCCCTAAatcatgctacttttattgttattttttaaaattgaaaaatgtcaaatattatatccttttgtattttcgtgtcaaagaaggaagaaggtaTTTATTTGGTGAAGGATATTGAGATGCTTGCGGCCTTAAGGGCTTTACAGATCATTCACCATATGGGAATCTCTCACTAAATACTTGAGGGAGATTCTCTTATTGTTGTTGAAGCTATTCGATCAAGCCAATAACAAAAGTTTAGCTAGAGCCCTAAGtgatttgctttttctttttctttttttttttatttttttaaaatagtcgGTAACCACTCTGGAAGAGGTCCCGacccaaatttattgaaaaaactcAGCGTTTGGAAAGATATGACTATCATTGTATCTGCTTCTTACTATTGAATGAAGCAATATTTGATTctcagaaagaacaaaaaaaaaaaaaaattgaccatgcCCAGTGAAAGACAATATACctacaaatttattgaaattcccTACCTTAGTCCTGGGAACCCATATACACAACTGCTCAAAGTTTTCCAATTTCACATGAATGCCTCAGTTATTACACATATCAAATTGTCCATGGAAATACTAAGCatcttttttgttatatataagtaagagGTAAATACTAAGCATCTCGTACCAgttaaaattaatctaaatccAAGAGTGACAATGGAAATCATCCTTACACAGAGTAGTACGCAGATAATTTTCAATCTTGGACccaagcaatttaaataatttttcgtgACCATatggaaaaaatgtaaaaaaatcgtTTTCCTCTCACTTAATTTTTGAAGGGGGGAAGAGAGAATGTCCAGAAAACACTTCCATCATAGCATGCACATGAATTCAGATATATATTGTATCTTCATTTATCAACATATGCTcattgatataaattaaatctatgCCATGCCATCAACCCACTAGATGCAGAGTAACCAATGTTATCATACTCTCCCATTTCACATGAGATTGAGTGCACTACACGGTTGATTtctaatttggatattgagaatatcttactactattcattatttcattataattttttacttatttttaattattatttaccattatataattattttattattatttttttactattatttataaatatttgaaaatatttcattatccaaatgcaATCGATATTTTGAGCGAAATGCATTATCATATAATTTCTTGATACTTTCTCACAGCCTCCGAGAAACTTTCAGGCAATGGAAATTTCTCGTTTCTCattccttttttattctcttggaTTGaggattgaggttttgttgcataaaTTTCCAAGCATACATTTTATGAAGTTCAGATGAAATATAGAATCATCGATGCCATCTTAGAGGAGAAATGGTAGTCCACAATGCGGGATGGGCAAATTCACATATCAAGAGACAATTTGCGATCAGCATAATAAGGATGAATTCGTGAAAAAATGGATGACATCATGCTGATAAGGTAGAAAATTTGGAAGGGCTAGGAGGGGTCTTAACTCGAAATGGGTTCGACTATAAGGCTCATACTTTCAAAGTGGGGCTATGTTGGATTGGGctaattaagaaattgaatcTCACATTAGATATTTGAATTGAGCAATAAAAGCCCCAATTCACCAATCCTATTCATCTGCTTACTACTCAAAGTTCAAATAAgagaataac contains:
- the LOC118346303 gene encoding putative disease resistance protein RGA4, giving the protein MADLASSLASSLLKKLGSLVYQELYLAWGVQSDLHKLESTISILKIVLLDAEDKQANNPMLSIWLGRLKNILYVAEDVVDELEYEALRKQAITTYGSAMAKVCHFFCSFMALSSRLKLAHKIKDIRERLDEINADKVQFNLTERHEEVHVNPLWREKTHSFIDPSTVFGRDGDKEEIKKSLMHPNPTRNLNIIAIVGLGGMGKTTLAKVVYNDESVVKHFQLRMWVCVPENFNVTRLVKDILKSAGGRVDKNSSNEDTLQTSLRELLKDKRFLLVLDDVWNENRNKWTELRDLLNGGSHGSVIVVTTRSHRVSSVLDPVYTHSVEGLSKEESLSLFVKCAFKEGEDKLYPNLLPIADEIVKKCKGVPLALKSLGGLLYSKVDESEWELVRGNEIWELEENEGGILPALQLSYNQMPIHLKRCFAYCVNFPKDYDFSNILLIEQWVAHGLIIQMSPNKKQELEDIGELYIKELMSICFFQLDLQENLFGMYSFKMHDLVHDLVLSIGHEEWSEIDSDNKDMASTVRHLSISSSSQQVSKFSNKLTNVRSIMYRNEPHVSSVEACISRFKSLRLLTIPYSDFENLPSSIGTQKHLRYLGLSLNQSIKKLPNSICKLHNLQTLLLDGCRDLERLPKDMRNMINLRFLTISTKDTCLFVNGVCCFNSLQILWVVECPRLECLLPQMDRCLTNLRMLVFVECESLTSLPPIIKHLKALESLYICDCEEIDLTGGGGGDAQDLNLRLQILYITNLPKLEILPEWLLGSANTLKHLHIEQCENLKALPEWLPTLKSLQTLEIIECNELSSLPEGIRHTKTLRKLVIIPEL